The following proteins come from a genomic window of Plutella xylostella chromosome 22, ilPluXylo3.1, whole genome shotgun sequence:
- the LOC105391164 gene encoding uncharacterized protein LOC105391164, producing MSKKTSYQSDEDNIRYKLNTQYFNNARKSNSKSPPQDAKKKQKPKSDDDHNIRYKLPDARVNINRLDLKPKSKPKIKVNFWSNKQSVPRLHKEKEKKSNRRHTVGSTTGLQASDLKPKHSVVKVRKRVSFLPTPIFSDNHVPMVTVPDDLTINLNEEEANELREDLNSVCVTNGAETSPSPRGPRSNPQLSPRGTKRRHSPDDCRHHNNETELEFFSKYVVQKLRKMETNQRIYSENIINTALMLGQLGKLNGKSRIAE from the coding sequence atgtcaaaaaaaacaagttaccAATCTGATGAAGATAATATTCgttataaattaaacactCAGTACTTTAATAATGCTCGTAAAAGCAACTCAAAATCACCCCCTCAAGATGCAAAGAAAAAGCAGAAACCTAAGAGTGATGATGACCACAATATTCGATACAAATTACCTGATGCTCGAGTAAATATTAACCGATTAGATTTAAAGCCTAAATCAAAGCCTAAAATCAAAGTTAACTTTTGGAGCAATAAACAATCAGTGCCTCGATTACACAAGGAAAAAGAAAAGAAGTCAAACAGGAGGCATACTGTCGGAAGCACCACTGGTCTTCAAGCAAGCGATCTCAAACCAAAGCACTCTGTTGTGAAAGTGCGCAAAAGAGTGTCGTTCTTGCCCACTCCAATATTCTCTGACAATCATGTACCCATGGTGACGGTCCCGGACGACTTGACTATAAACCTGAATGAGGAAGAAGCCAATGAACTGAGAGAAGATTTAAATTCAGTTTGTGTAACTAACGGTGCTGAAACAAGTCCTAGTCCTCGAGGACCAAGATCAAACCCTCAGTTAAGTCCGAGAGGGACAAAGCGACGGCACAGCCCTGACGACTGCCGGCATCACAACAATGAAACAGAACTGGAGTTTTTCTCAAAGTATGTTGTACAAAAGTTGAGAAAAATGGAAACAAATCAGAGGATTTATTCTGAGAATATAATTAACACAGCCTTAATGCTTGGTCAGCTTGGAAAACTGAACGGAAAATCTAGAATAGCTGAGTAA